A single Arachnia propionica DNA region contains:
- the ftsH gene encoding ATP-dependent zinc metalloprotease FtsH: MSWVTWVVIIILLGTLVMQLISGLVGFREVPMNQIMSVLQSGEKLKEVVVIDGDQVIQITTEAGQRIQSNWVGRQVDGFVEILQQRSAAGTLDQWVTRHPTPNLLTSLIYTGLPFLLLAIGFFVVMRMVSGGGSGSPLSFGKSKAKLASKDMPKTTFADVAGVDEAVEELQEIKEFLAEPAKFQKLGAKIPKGVLLYGPPGTGKTLLARAVAGEAGVPFFSISGSDFVEMFVGVGASRVRDLFEQAKEAAPAIVFIDEIDAVGRHRGAGMGGGHDEREQTLNQLLVEMDGFDVRGGVILIAATNRPDVLDPALLRPGRFDRQISVEAPDLIGRSHILQVHAVGKPLAKDIDLDSVARRTPGFSGADLANVLNEAALLAARLNLNEIGQAQLDEAIDRVIAGPQKRTRLMNDRERLITAYHEGGHALVAAAMPGNDPVQKVTILPRGRALGYTMVMPDDDKYSHTRGELLDQMAYMMGGRAAEEMIFHDPTTGAQNDIEKATKVARAMVTQYGMSERVGAVQLGGGDSEPFMGMRGAQPSKDFSEASAAIIDEEVAKLINAAHQEAYDVLVENREVLDELVRQLFAKETLNKAEVAEVFKNLKRRDKRPAWTGSELRVPSTIPPVEVPVSPGPSSQETPPRQITHRPLPDGPPDRWAPPAPEDRR; the protein is encoded by the coding sequence ATGAGTTGGGTCACCTGGGTCGTCATCATCATTCTCCTCGGGACGCTGGTCATGCAGCTCATCTCCGGGCTGGTCGGCTTCCGGGAAGTCCCGATGAACCAGATCATGAGCGTCCTGCAAAGTGGTGAGAAGCTCAAGGAGGTCGTCGTCATCGACGGCGACCAGGTGATCCAGATCACCACGGAGGCCGGGCAGCGCATCCAGTCCAACTGGGTGGGACGCCAGGTCGACGGTTTCGTGGAGATCCTCCAGCAGCGTTCCGCCGCCGGGACACTCGACCAGTGGGTGACCCGCCACCCCACTCCGAACCTGCTCACCTCCCTGATCTACACGGGCCTGCCCTTCCTGCTGCTCGCCATCGGTTTCTTCGTGGTGATGCGGATGGTCAGCGGCGGCGGTTCGGGCAGCCCGCTCAGCTTCGGCAAGTCGAAGGCGAAACTCGCCAGCAAGGACATGCCCAAGACCACCTTCGCCGACGTCGCAGGTGTCGACGAGGCCGTCGAGGAGCTGCAGGAGATCAAGGAGTTCCTCGCCGAGCCCGCGAAGTTCCAGAAACTCGGCGCCAAGATCCCCAAGGGCGTGCTGCTCTACGGCCCGCCCGGGACCGGCAAGACCCTCCTGGCGCGCGCCGTCGCGGGGGAGGCCGGGGTGCCGTTCTTCTCCATCTCCGGCTCCGATTTCGTCGAGATGTTCGTCGGTGTCGGCGCCAGCCGGGTTCGTGACCTGTTCGAACAGGCCAAGGAGGCCGCGCCCGCCATCGTGTTCATCGACGAGATCGACGCCGTCGGCCGCCACCGCGGCGCCGGCATGGGCGGCGGCCACGACGAACGCGAGCAGACCCTCAACCAGCTGCTGGTCGAGATGGACGGGTTCGACGTGCGCGGCGGGGTGATCCTGATCGCCGCGACGAACCGCCCCGACGTGCTCGACCCGGCGCTGCTGCGCCCGGGCCGTTTCGACCGGCAGATCTCCGTGGAGGCCCCCGACCTGATCGGCCGCTCCCACATCCTCCAGGTGCACGCCGTCGGCAAACCCCTGGCCAAGGACATCGACCTCGATTCCGTGGCCCGCCGCACCCCCGGTTTCTCCGGCGCCGACCTGGCCAACGTCCTGAACGAGGCCGCCCTCCTGGCCGCGCGCCTGAACCTGAACGAGATCGGGCAGGCGCAGCTCGACGAGGCCATCGACCGGGTGATCGCGGGACCGCAGAAACGCACCCGCCTGATGAACGACCGCGAACGCCTCATCACCGCCTACCACGAGGGCGGGCACGCCCTCGTGGCGGCCGCGATGCCCGGCAACGATCCCGTCCAGAAGGTCACGATCCTGCCGCGCGGCCGCGCGCTCGGCTACACGATGGTGATGCCCGACGACGACAAGTACTCGCACACCCGCGGCGAGCTGCTGGACCAGATGGCCTACATGATGGGCGGCCGGGCCGCGGAGGAGATGATCTTCCACGACCCCACCACCGGCGCCCAGAACGACATCGAGAAGGCCACGAAGGTGGCGCGGGCCATGGTCACCCAGTACGGCATGAGCGAACGAGTCGGCGCCGTCCAGCTCGGCGGCGGCGATTCCGAACCGTTCATGGGGATGCGCGGGGCGCAGCCGTCGAAGGACTTCTCGGAGGCCTCCGCGGCGATCATCGACGAGGAGGTGGCCAAGCTCATCAACGCCGCCCACCAGGAGGCCTACGACGTGCTGGTGGAGAACCGCGAGGTGCTCGACGAGTTGGTCCGGCAGCTGTTCGCGAAGGAAACCCTCAACAAGGCCGAGGTCGCGGAGGTGTTCAAGAACCTCAAACGCCGCGACAAACGGCCCGCCTGGACCGGATCCGAGCTGCGCGTGCCCTCCACCATCCCGCCCGTCGAGGTGCCGGTGTCTCCCGGCCCGTCCAGCCAGGAAACCCCACCCAGGCAGATCACGCACCGCCCGCTCCCGGACGGTCCCCCCGACCGTTGGGCACCGCCCGCTCCCGAGGATCGGCGGTGA
- the hpt gene encoding hypoxanthine phosphoribosyltransferase: MDAADVISDLSEVLYTSDQIAARVAELAVRIDADYAGRDILLVGVLNGAIMVVSDLQRAMKSHVEMDWMAISSYGSGTQSSGVVRILKDLGVDIEGRHVLVVEDIIDTGLTLSYLISNLTSRKPASLEIMTMFRKPGALRMEVPVKYVGFDIPNKFVVGYGLDYASRYRNLRDLAVLAPHVYS, translated from the coding sequence GTGGATGCAGCCGATGTGATCTCCGACCTGTCCGAAGTTCTTTACACCAGCGACCAGATCGCGGCACGCGTCGCCGAACTCGCCGTCCGGATCGACGCCGACTACGCCGGGCGCGACATCCTGCTCGTGGGGGTGCTCAACGGGGCGATCATGGTGGTTTCCGACCTGCAACGCGCCATGAAGAGCCACGTGGAGATGGACTGGATGGCCATCTCCTCCTACGGCTCCGGCACCCAGTCCAGTGGCGTGGTGCGCATCCTGAAGGATCTCGGCGTCGACATCGAGGGCCGCCACGTCCTGGTCGTCGAGGACATCATCGACACCGGCCTGACGCTGAGCTACCTGATCTCGAACCTGACCAGCCGCAAACCCGCCAGCCTCGAGATCATGACGATGTTCCGCAAACCCGGGGCGCTCCGGATGGAGGTGCCCGTCAAATACGTCGGGTTCGACATCCCCAACAAGTTCGTCGTCGGATACGGCCTCGACTACGCGAGCCGCTACCGCAACCTCCGTGACCTGGCGGTCCTGGCCCCCCACGTCTACTCCTGA
- the sigJ gene encoding RNA polymerase sigma factor SigJ, whose translation MSTDEYLRHRGLVLRIAYDITGSLSEAEDIAQETWLRWHRATEETGIAQPKAYLARIATNLALDALRRRDYPGCFLPEPVPEGDATDSELLVAEEVSLALALVLQSMSPLERTAFVLHDVFSFSHEEVAEFLGRSPSSVRQLASRARRHIEAGRSRFDVDTEKHRRLTEVFLTACRAGDLESLKNLLAEDVTVFSDGGGRATVALRPVVGADKVARFFLGLASKMTGTTSFEPANLNSTPAWIARVDGRIDHVGWPMVAGDGISAFYIVRNPEKLTSLGRPQE comes from the coding sequence GTGAGCACGGACGAGTACCTGCGACATCGTGGGCTGGTGCTGCGCATCGCCTACGACATCACCGGTTCCCTCTCCGAGGCCGAGGACATCGCCCAGGAAACGTGGCTGCGCTGGCATCGCGCGACTGAGGAGACGGGGATAGCCCAGCCCAAGGCCTATCTGGCCCGGATCGCCACGAACCTGGCTCTCGATGCCCTGAGGCGACGCGACTACCCCGGTTGTTTCCTACCGGAACCCGTACCGGAGGGCGATGCGACCGATTCGGAACTACTGGTGGCGGAGGAGGTGTCGCTGGCGCTGGCACTGGTGTTGCAGTCGATGTCACCGCTGGAACGCACCGCCTTCGTCCTGCACGACGTCTTCAGTTTCTCCCACGAGGAGGTCGCAGAGTTCTTGGGACGCTCCCCCTCCTCCGTACGGCAGCTGGCGAGTCGCGCCCGCCGCCACATCGAGGCAGGGCGTTCTCGTTTCGACGTGGACACTGAGAAGCACCGCCGGTTGACCGAGGTATTCCTGACCGCTTGCCGGGCGGGTGATCTCGAGTCGCTGAAGAACCTCTTGGCGGAGGACGTGACCGTCTTCTCCGATGGTGGCGGCCGGGCCACGGTGGCTCTGCGACCCGTCGTCGGAGCCGACAAGGTGGCCCGTTTCTTCCTGGGCCTGGCCAGCAAGATGACGGGGACGACCAGCTTCGAGCCGGCCAACCTCAACTCGACTCCCGCGTGGATCGCCCGGGTGGATGGGCGAATCGATCACGTCGGGTGGCCGATGGTCGCCGGGGACGGCATCTCGGCCTTCTACATCGTGCGGAATCCGGAGAAACTAACCTCCCTCGGCCGCCCTCAGGAGTAG
- a CDS encoding FAD-dependent oxidoreductase: protein MSHFGSRSRPVSMNTIDAVIIGGGYGGVMAANRLAAKGRRVHLVNDGPTFVNRVRLHQHTATGYEVTRPLGEMLFPEIGLSTQRAVRASAGGVRLADGTELEASHVVIATGSTGNGPATLAGADALRTTLSALPAGARIRVDGAGLSGIETATEIAEAMPHLKVSLTDPAGLFPSGSEGDRRWLANQLPRLGVVWDDGPADLAVDCTGLSAPDLASRSGMPVDGRGRLVVDQTLQAAPGIWGLGDAVVSPQLPHLRMGCATALPMGAHVADNIHRVLAGEAATGFDFGFSFRCVSLGRRNGLIEFVDRCDIPTGRRLTGREGASFKEKICRLVIDAPRRSAAGYRWLGRQR from the coding sequence ATGTCACATTTCGGTTCCCGGTCACGTCCCGTGAGCATGAACACAATCGATGCAGTCATCATCGGCGGCGGATACGGCGGAGTCATGGCCGCGAACAGGCTCGCCGCCAAAGGCCGCAGGGTCCATCTCGTCAACGACGGCCCCACATTCGTCAACAGGGTCCGGCTACACCAGCACACCGCCACCGGGTACGAGGTGACGCGCCCGCTCGGCGAGATGCTGTTTCCCGAGATCGGGCTGAGCACACAACGGGCGGTCCGGGCCTCGGCGGGTGGGGTGAGACTGGCGGACGGAACGGAACTGGAGGCGTCTCATGTCGTGATCGCCACCGGCAGCACCGGCAACGGCCCCGCAACCCTGGCAGGGGCCGATGCCCTGCGCACGACCCTTTCCGCGCTCCCCGCCGGGGCGCGGATCCGGGTGGACGGTGCCGGCCTGAGTGGAATCGAGACCGCTACGGAGATCGCTGAGGCGATGCCGCACCTGAAAGTGTCCCTGACCGATCCCGCCGGGCTGTTTCCCAGCGGCTCGGAGGGAGACAGGAGGTGGCTCGCGAACCAGCTTCCCCGGCTCGGCGTGGTCTGGGACGACGGCCCGGCCGACCTGGCGGTCGACTGCACCGGGTTGTCCGCTCCGGATCTCGCCTCCCGGTCCGGGATGCCCGTGGATGGACGGGGCAGGCTCGTCGTGGACCAGACCCTTCAGGCGGCCCCCGGGATCTGGGGACTGGGCGATGCCGTCGTCTCGCCGCAGCTGCCCCACCTGCGAATGGGATGCGCGACCGCCCTTCCGATGGGCGCCCATGTCGCCGACAACATCCATCGGGTACTGGCGGGAGAAGCGGCCACCGGTTTCGACTTCGGTTTTTCGTTCCGCTGCGTCAGTCTCGGACGCAGGAACGGCCTGATCGAATTCGTGGACCGTTGCGACATCCCCACCGGCCGACGCCTGACCGGAAGGGAAGGGGCTTCCTTCAAGGAGAAGATCTGCCGCCTGGTGATCGACGCGCCCCGCCGCTCGGCAGCGGGTTACCGTTGGCTCGGGAGGCAACGGTGA
- a CDS encoding helix-turn-helix domain-containing protein, with protein sequence MNTLEELLGIDPDSPSMRRAAQLVENDRALLRRLIQLRGDQGLTQQDVADRMGVTQPTVARFEAYDSNPTLASIRRYAHAIGALVTHVVTTDEERRRDGGSWIPVRMPTNVVSIPSQNNHTERVPPSRLRVYSGVA encoded by the coding sequence ATGAACACGCTTGAAGAGCTGCTCGGCATCGATCCCGATTCTCCCTCCATGCGGCGCGCGGCCCAGCTCGTGGAGAACGATCGCGCGCTGCTGCGCAGGCTCATTCAGCTCCGGGGCGATCAGGGGCTGACCCAGCAGGATGTCGCGGACCGGATGGGGGTGACCCAGCCCACGGTGGCCAGATTTGAGGCGTACGACAGCAACCCGACGCTCGCCAGCATCCGCCGCTACGCACACGCCATCGGGGCGCTCGTCACGCACGTCGTCACGACCGACGAGGAGCGGCGACGGGATGGCGGCTCTTGGATTCCAGTCCGCATGCCCACCAACGTTGTCTCAATTCCATCTCAGAACAACCACACCGAGCGTGTCCCCCCATCGCGTCTTCGGGTCTACAGCGGCGTCGCCTGA
- a CDS encoding DUF2218 domain-containing protein, translating into MSASETHVFPRTSTARVAMDRPARYGKQLASHMGRKITTTWDEDSGTGSLEFNREGPTTGVVELSCDGEVLVLRLSATDEHLERLEEVVGIHLARFGAKQGMVVRWERGDGTPGTTQGPVKPEDR; encoded by the coding sequence ATGAGCGCTTCCGAGACACACGTCTTTCCCCGTACCTCGACCGCGCGGGTGGCCATGGACCGCCCCGCCCGCTACGGCAAACAGCTGGCAAGCCACATGGGCCGCAAAATCACCACCACATGGGACGAGGACAGCGGGACCGGCTCCCTGGAGTTCAACCGCGAGGGCCCCACCACCGGCGTCGTCGAACTCTCCTGCGACGGCGAGGTCCTGGTGCTGCGGCTGTCCGCGACCGACGAGCACCTCGAACGACTGGAGGAGGTCGTGGGCATCCACCTGGCCCGGTTCGGCGCGAAACAGGGCATGGTGGTCCGCTGGGAACGCGGGGACGGGACTCCGGGCACCACCCAGGGACCCGTTAAACCCGAGGACCGCTGA
- a CDS encoding histidine phosphatase family protein: MRLLLIRHGETQANVDHRLDTAYPGYRLTNHGLTQAASLPGKLADEPIEAVYASPLTRAQQTATPLAESLGLEVQVLDGVQEISAGVEELNHDWRAYVAELHTWSSENMDSCLEGGETARQFMSRFTSAISRVESAGHGCAAVVSHGAALRVWTLAQDPGFGLKKAPPLSNTQWIVINGSCRDGWSIERWGEAVA, translated from the coding sequence ATGCGACTCCTCCTGATCCGTCACGGCGAAACCCAGGCGAACGTCGATCACAGGTTGGACACCGCCTACCCGGGCTACCGGCTGACCAATCACGGCCTGACTCAGGCCGCCTCGCTGCCGGGAAAATTGGCCGACGAACCGATAGAGGCGGTCTACGCATCCCCGTTGACGCGCGCGCAGCAGACGGCCACCCCCCTCGCCGAGTCGCTTGGGCTGGAGGTGCAGGTCCTGGACGGGGTGCAGGAGATCTCGGCGGGCGTGGAGGAACTCAACCACGACTGGCGGGCCTACGTGGCGGAGTTGCACACCTGGTCCTCCGAGAACATGGATTCCTGCCTGGAGGGCGGCGAGACGGCCCGGCAGTTCATGTCCCGTTTCACCTCGGCCATCTCCAGGGTGGAGTCGGCCGGCCACGGCTGCGCGGCGGTCGTCAGCCACGGGGCGGCGCTACGGGTGTGGACCCTGGCGCAGGACCCTGGTTTCGGCCTGAAGAAGGCGCCGCCGCTGAGCAACACCCAGTGGATAGTGATCAACGGTTCCTGCCGGGACGGCTGGAGCATCGAACGCTGGGGCGAGGCCGTGGCCTGA
- the mutA gene encoding methylmalonyl-CoA mutase small subunit, which yields MSAESTSAAEISLAADFATPSLADWEKEVLKVLNRRRPEGKELNIEQAYKRLTSHTVDGLVIKPLYTIDDGVKELGFPGVAPFTRGTTVRAGEMDEGWFSAQLIEEPDPAEARKAVDTDLERGTSAVWVRVDPDAVPADKLAEVLSDVLFDLAPTHVSSNTDELAAAEALAAAFAASGKENIRGSLGIDPIGFAALNGTTPDLSVIARAVELAKPFPGVRPIVVDASRYDSMGAGDVAQLAYALATGIEYVRALTDLGLSADEAFDSILFRVSANTNQFITISRLRALRTLWNRVGEVLGVSPEKRGAVQHAVTSLREITRDDAYVNVLRGTISAFAAAVGQAEFITVLPLDTVIGLPDVLTRRIARNTQVVLAEESNIGRVNDPAGGAWFVESMTKQLCEKAWELFGQLDEKGMAAAIADGTVAAQLKEINEARTKLLATRKLPLTGVSMFPNHLEKALERAPRPKAPKLGGIPFVRDSQVFEDLRDRSKAAKKTPTVLLACLGTRRDFGGREGFTSNLYHVGGINTVIAEGTNPEVFVKAMQEAGTDIAVLCSSAKVYAAHGLAVAKALKEAGAQEVRLAGQLKELGGDEAEVNAVIDGNVFDGMNVVELLTSTLDKLEA from the coding sequence ATGAGCGCAGAATCAACGAGCGCGGCCGAGATCAGTCTCGCCGCTGACTTCGCCACTCCCAGCCTTGCAGACTGGGAGAAAGAGGTGCTGAAGGTACTGAACCGGAGGCGTCCCGAGGGCAAGGAACTCAACATTGAGCAGGCATACAAGCGCCTGACGAGCCACACCGTCGATGGGCTTGTGATCAAGCCGCTGTACACCATTGACGATGGCGTCAAGGAGCTTGGTTTCCCCGGAGTGGCCCCATTCACGCGCGGCACCACGGTCCGTGCAGGAGAGATGGATGAGGGCTGGTTCAGTGCTCAGCTCATTGAGGAACCCGACCCGGCCGAGGCCCGCAAGGCCGTGGACACCGACCTGGAGCGCGGCACCTCCGCGGTCTGGGTGCGCGTGGATCCCGATGCGGTCCCCGCAGACAAGCTGGCTGAGGTCCTGAGCGATGTCCTGTTCGACCTTGCCCCCACACATGTTTCCTCCAACACCGATGAGCTGGCGGCCGCCGAGGCCCTGGCCGCGGCTTTCGCCGCCTCCGGTAAGGAGAACATCCGCGGCAGCCTCGGCATCGACCCGATCGGTTTCGCCGCCCTCAACGGAACCACCCCCGACCTCTCGGTGATCGCGAGGGCCGTGGAGCTTGCAAAGCCGTTCCCGGGCGTGCGTCCCATCGTCGTGGACGCCTCCCGTTACGATTCCATGGGCGCCGGTGACGTCGCCCAGCTGGCCTACGCGCTGGCCACGGGCATCGAGTACGTGCGCGCCCTCACCGATCTCGGGCTGAGCGCCGACGAGGCCTTCGACAGCATCCTGTTCCGGGTCTCCGCGAACACCAACCAGTTCATCACCATCTCCCGGCTGCGCGCGCTGCGCACCCTGTGGAACCGGGTCGGCGAGGTGCTCGGGGTGAGCCCGGAGAAACGCGGCGCGGTGCAGCACGCCGTCACGTCGCTGCGCGAGATCACCCGCGACGACGCCTACGTCAACGTGCTGCGCGGCACCATCTCGGCCTTCGCCGCGGCCGTCGGCCAGGCCGAGTTCATCACAGTGTTGCCGCTCGACACCGTGATCGGTCTTCCCGATGTCCTGACCCGCCGTATCGCCCGCAACACCCAGGTGGTGCTGGCCGAGGAGTCGAACATCGGCCGCGTCAACGACCCGGCCGGCGGCGCATGGTTCGTCGAGTCCATGACCAAGCAGCTCTGCGAGAAGGCCTGGGAGCTGTTCGGTCAGCTCGACGAGAAGGGTATGGCTGCCGCCATCGCCGATGGCACCGTGGCCGCCCAGCTCAAGGAAATCAACGAGGCCCGCACCAAGCTGCTCGCCACCCGCAAGCTGCCGCTGACGGGCGTCTCGATGTTCCCGAACCACCTCGAGAAGGCCCTCGAACGCGCCCCGCGCCCGAAGGCCCCGAAGCTCGGCGGCATCCCGTTCGTGCGCGACAGCCAGGTCTTCGAGGACCTCCGGGACCGTTCCAAGGCCGCCAAGAAGACCCCGACCGTGCTGCTGGCCTGCCTCGGCACCCGGCGCGACTTCGGTGGTCGCGAGGGCTTCACCTCGAACCTGTACCACGTGGGTGGCATCAACACCGTGATCGCGGAGGGCACCAACCCGGAGGTGTTCGTCAAGGCCATGCAGGAGGCGGGCACCGACATCGCGGTCCTGTGCTCCAGCGCGAAGGTCTACGCCGCCCACGGTCTCGCCGTCGCGAAGGCCCTGAAGGAGGCGGGCGCCCAGGAGGTGCGGCTCGCCGGGCAGCTGAAGGAACTCGGCGGCGACGAGGCCGAGGTGAACGCCGTGATCGACGGCAACGTCTTCGACGGAATGAATGTGGTGGAGTTGCTGACCTCCACCCTAGACAAGCTGGAGGCCTGA
- the folE gene encoding GTP cyclohydrolase I FolE: protein MSHVDQPRIEEAVREILLAVGEDPDRDGLSETPGRVARAYRELFSGLAQDPAELLSTTFDIDHEELVLVRDIELTSCCEHHLLPFFGVAHVGYIPGGGRVTGLSKLARLVDIYARRPQVQERLTTQVADALVTHLGAQGVIVVIEAEHTCMTMRGVRKPGSRTITSAVRGQLRNAATRAEAMSLIMAR from the coding sequence GTGAGCCACGTCGACCAGCCCCGGATCGAGGAGGCGGTCCGTGAGATTCTCCTTGCGGTCGGCGAGGACCCGGATCGCGACGGGTTGTCCGAAACCCCGGGGCGCGTGGCCCGCGCCTACCGGGAGTTGTTCTCCGGGCTGGCGCAGGACCCCGCCGAGTTGCTGTCGACCACCTTCGACATCGACCACGAGGAGCTCGTGCTCGTCCGTGACATCGAGCTGACGAGCTGCTGCGAGCACCACCTGCTGCCCTTCTTCGGGGTGGCGCACGTCGGCTACATCCCCGGCGGTGGACGGGTGACGGGACTGTCGAAACTGGCCCGGCTGGTCGACATCTACGCCCGCCGCCCGCAGGTGCAGGAACGCCTCACCACGCAGGTCGCCGACGCGCTCGTCACCCACCTGGGCGCGCAGGGCGTGATCGTCGTGATCGAGGCCGAACACACGTGCATGACGATGCGGGGGGTGCGCAAACCGGGCAGCAGGACCATCACCAGTGCCGTGCGAGGGCAGCTGCGCAACGCCGCCACCCGCGCCGAGGCCATGAGCCTGATCATGGCGAGGTGA
- the scpA gene encoding methylmalonyl-CoA mutase — MTTIPRFGSVDLNGDGIPADAKKQFDDHFHQVGHSAGWQTPEHILVPPLFGSGDLEGLDFLTTRPGIAPYLRGPYATMYVNQPWTIRQYAGFSTAEESNAFYRRNLAAGQKGLSIAFDLATHRGYDSDHPRVAGDVGMAGVAVDSILDMRQLFDGIPLDQMSVSMTMNGAVLPVLALYVIAAEEQGVKPEQLAGTIQNDILKEFMVRNTYIYPPQPSMKIIADIFAFTSANMPRFNSISISGYHMQEAGATADIEMAYTLADGVEYIRAGESVGLTVDAFAPRLSFFWAIGMNFFMEVAKMRAARMLWARLVRGFNPKNPKSMSLRTHSQTSGWSLTAQDVYNNVVRTCIEAMGATQGHTQSLHTNALDEAIALPTDFSARIARNTQLFIQQESKTCQTVDPWAGSAYVEKLTEQLARKGWERIQEVEQAGGMAKAIEQGIPKMRIEEAAARTQARIDSGRQPVIGVNKFTLDHEDELEVLKVDNRAVREQQIAKLERLRAERDEEVTQQMLERVTWAAGNPDPTDPDRNLLKVAIDAARAKASVGEISDALEKVYGRYTAQIRTISGVYNKESGSSAAVAKARRLVEEFEQEEGRRPRILIAKMGQDGHDRGQKVIATAYADLGMDVDVGPLFQTPEEAARQAVESDVHVVGASSLAAGHLTLVPELRKELDKLGRQDIMVVVGGVIPSQDFQELREKGADAIYPPGTNIPEAAIDLLEVLHKRLHGDK; from the coding sequence ATGACCACGATTCCCCGTTTCGGCTCGGTCGACCTGAACGGCGACGGCATCCCTGCCGACGCCAAGAAACAGTTCGACGACCACTTCCACCAGGTCGGTCACTCCGCCGGCTGGCAGACCCCGGAGCACATCCTGGTGCCGCCGCTGTTCGGCAGCGGCGACCTGGAGGGCCTGGACTTCCTCACCACCCGCCCCGGCATCGCGCCCTACCTGCGCGGCCCCTACGCGACGATGTACGTGAACCAGCCGTGGACGATCCGCCAGTACGCCGGGTTCTCCACCGCCGAGGAGTCGAACGCCTTCTACCGCCGCAACCTCGCGGCCGGCCAGAAGGGCCTGTCGATCGCCTTCGACCTGGCCACCCACCGCGGCTACGACTCCGACCACCCGCGCGTGGCCGGTGACGTCGGCATGGCCGGCGTGGCCGTCGACTCCATCCTGGACATGCGGCAGCTGTTCGACGGCATCCCGCTGGACCAGATGTCGGTTTCGATGACCATGAACGGCGCGGTGCTCCCGGTGCTGGCGCTCTACGTCATCGCCGCCGAGGAGCAGGGCGTCAAGCCCGAGCAGCTGGCCGGAACCATTCAGAACGACATTCTGAAGGAGTTCATGGTCCGCAACACCTACATCTACCCGCCGCAGCCGTCGATGAAGATCATCGCCGACATCTTCGCCTTCACCAGCGCGAACATGCCGCGATTCAACTCCATCTCCATCTCCGGCTACCACATGCAGGAGGCCGGCGCGACCGCCGACATCGAGATGGCCTACACCCTGGCCGACGGCGTGGAGTACATCCGCGCCGGTGAGTCGGTGGGCCTGACGGTCGACGCCTTCGCGCCGCGGCTGTCGTTCTTCTGGGCGATCGGCATGAACTTCTTCATGGAGGTCGCGAAGATGCGCGCCGCCCGCATGCTGTGGGCGCGTCTGGTGCGCGGCTTCAACCCGAAGAACCCGAAGTCGATGAGCCTGCGCACGCACTCGCAGACCTCCGGGTGGTCGTTGACCGCCCAGGACGTCTACAACAACGTGGTGCGCACCTGCATCGAGGCCATGGGCGCCACGCAGGGACACACGCAGTCGCTGCACACCAACGCCCTCGACGAGGCCATCGCGTTGCCGACGGACTTCTCCGCCCGCATCGCCCGCAACACCCAGCTGTTCATCCAGCAGGAGTCGAAGACCTGCCAGACGGTGGATCCGTGGGCCGGTTCGGCGTACGTGGAAAAGCTCACCGAGCAGCTGGCCCGCAAGGGCTGGGAACGCATCCAGGAGGTCGAGCAGGCCGGCGGCATGGCCAAGGCCATCGAGCAGGGCATCCCGAAGATGCGCATCGAGGAAGCCGCGGCCCGCACCCAGGCCCGCATCGACTCGGGCCGCCAGCCCGTGATCGGCGTCAACAAGTTCACCCTCGACCACGAGGACGAGCTGGAGGTGCTGAAGGTCGACAACCGTGCGGTCCGTGAGCAGCAGATCGCGAAGTTGGAGCGGCTGCGCGCCGAACGTGACGAGGAGGTCACCCAGCAGATGCTGGAGCGCGTCACCTGGGCGGCGGGGAACCCGGATCCGACGGACCCGGACCGCAACCTGCTGAAGGTGGCGATCGACGCGGCCCGCGCGAAGGCCTCCGTCGGCGAGATCTCCGACGCGCTGGAGAAGGTCTACGGGCGCTACACCGCGCAGATCCGTACCATTTCCGGTGTGTACAACAAGGAATCCGGTTCGTCCGCTGCGGTCGCGAAAGCCCGCAGGCTCGTCGAGGAGTTCGAGCAGGAGGAGGGACGTCGTCCCCGTATCCTAATCGCGAAGATGGGCCAGGACGGTCACGACCGCGGCCAGAAGGTCATCGCCACGGCCTACGCCGATCTCGGCATGGACGTCGATGTCGGCCCCCTGTTCCAGACCCCCGAGGAGGCAGCACGGCAGGCCGTCGAGTCCGATGTGCACGTCGTGGGCGCCTCCTCCCTGGCGGCCGGTCACCTCACCCTGGTTCCCGAGCTGCGCAAGGAGCTGGACAAGCTGGGCCGGCAGGACATCATGGTCGTGGTCGGCGGCGTGATCCCGAGCCAGGACTTCCAGGAGCTCCGCGAGAAAGGCGCGGACGCGATCTACCCGCCGGGCACCAACATCCCGGAGGCCGCGATCGACCTCCTCGAGGTCCTGCACAAGCGCCTCCACGGCGACAAGTGA